The Nitratidesulfovibrio sp. DNA segment CCAGCCCTCGGGGGGCTTCTCCGGGCAGGCCAGCGACATCGACATCCACGCCCGCGAAGTGTTGCGCATGAAGGCCAACCTGAACGACATCATGGCCCGCCACACCGGCCAATCCGTGGAACGGGTTGCCGACGACACCGAGCGTGATTACTTCATGGGACCCGCCGAGGCCAAGGAATACGGCATTATCGACAGCATTCTCACCTCGCGGCGGGATGCCACGCAGAACCAAGCGAAGTAGGTACATCATGGCCAATACCAAGGGCGGCTCGGAACGCGAGCTGCGTTGTTCCTTCTGCGGCAAGGGGCAGGACGCCGTGCAGCGCCTCATTGCCGGGCCCGGCGTCTACATCTGCGATGAATGCGTCTCGTTGTGCAACGAGATCATCGCGCAGGAGCACATCACCGAAACGGTGGAGGAGGGCAAGCTGCTCACCCCCGCCGAGATCAAGGCCAAGCTCGACGAATACGTCATCGGCCAGCATCAGGCCAAGAAGATCCTGTCCGTGGCGGTGCACAACCACTACAAGCGGGTCTTCTTCGCCAGCGCCCTGGGCGGCGAGGTGGAGCTGGAAAAGAGCAACATCCTGCTCATCGGTCCTTCCGGCAGCGGCAAGACCCTGCTGGCCAAGACCCTGGCCCGCGTGCTGAAGGTGCCCTTCGCCATCGCCGACGCCACCACCCTGACCGAAGCCGGCTACGTGGGCGAGGACGTGGAGAACATTCTCGTCCAGCTGCTCCAGAACGCCGACTACGACATCGAGGCGGCGTCCAAGGGCATCATCTACATCGATGAAATCGACAAGATCTCCCGCAAGGGCGACGGTCCCTCCATCACCCGCGACGTGTCGGGCGAAGGGGTGCAGCAGGCCCTGCTGAAGATCATCGAAGGCACCGAGGCCAACATTCCGCCCAAGGGCGGGCGCAAGCACCCGCAGCAGGAATTCATCAGGATGGACACCTCGAACATCCTGTTCATCCTCGGCGGGGCGTTCATCGGTCTCGACAAGCTCATCGGGCAGCGCATCGGTGGCGGGGCCATGGGCTTCGGCGCCAAGGTGGCCAGCCGCAAGGACCTGCCTTTCGGCGAACTGCTGGGCCAGGTGCACCCCAATGACCTCGTGAAGTTCGGCCTGATTCCCGAATTCGTGGGCCGCATCCCCGTGGTGACCCACGTGGAGGAACTGAGCGAGGACGACCTGGTGCGCATCCTTACCGAGCCCAAGAACGCCCTG contains these protein-coding regions:
- the clpX gene encoding ATP-dependent Clp protease ATP-binding subunit ClpX, whose amino-acid sequence is MANTKGGSERELRCSFCGKGQDAVQRLIAGPGVYICDECVSLCNEIIAQEHITETVEEGKLLTPAEIKAKLDEYVIGQHQAKKILSVAVHNHYKRVFFASALGGEVELEKSNILLIGPSGSGKTLLAKTLARVLKVPFAIADATTLTEAGYVGEDVENILVQLLQNADYDIEAASKGIIYIDEIDKISRKGDGPSITRDVSGEGVQQALLKIIEGTEANIPPKGGRKHPQQEFIRMDTSNILFILGGAFIGLDKLIGQRIGGGAMGFGAKVASRKDLPFGELLGQVHPNDLVKFGLIPEFVGRIPVVTHVEELSEDDLVRILTEPKNALVRQYQKLFELDKVNLRFTTNALKSIASQAIERKTGARGLRNVMESVMLDIMYKLPSQQDIKECVINRAVVDKSREPVMIYHTEAKTGS